The Betta splendens chromosome 7, fBetSpl5.4, whole genome shotgun sequence genome includes a window with the following:
- the tpx2 gene encoding targeting protein for Xklp2 isoform X1: protein MAEADSGDSKRYEFDAPSHVVDLKELQNSDNEDKWFDLQAGEAGNHLITPTRTDWSVPRSDNPNVPRAIVNPQVKTATVAADHSETPNSPPSNIVTSWGAEARSPSRPRRTANPPHAKPRRVSKRKEESLHVAAQQSASPPSKKHKKSPVARTVRKSSSVHKSSHSNSRARSGPLNSTTPKIQETASNTEPCSSEEQELERIRNLQKEVAMHRKKNEASYKAALAGNPPPKKQVLSTTVPKEFHFNTDTRIKGTSSSNTSRKEIDFASQLRKPASPAKAVRGATVPKPFNLSMGNKRKLEESEPYVPMAQRIEQFQKRTPERYHLRSRQSQDRGPLPVKVDHLKLTQPHTPKLMTRQRSRQQTIKSSAELEAEEVEKMQNFKLKALELNKKILESAEDLKKPAVKEPTVPEGFELQIEKRLQERQATKKPQEEEMPHFKPRPLPKKILEGVVGLPEKKVLHPTVPESPAFALKKRVRIEPKVEEVKQPAPIKILPVPHYGLPFQPKLPEQHNVEVCPFSFEEREREKRALKEKKLEEKQNEEVPHFKPQPLPNFDVVVLPEKKRLEPTKPEPFRLLTDHRGAIKTSRWEHMIKEEQKQQEDAGIFKARPNTVTHKEPFKPKKEARSAVEGINSSTVVEAFELSTERRARERQEFERLASEKEARRALMEEEQRRDEEEKEKEAIARLRQEQVHKAQPIRHYKPVAVKKSEIALTVPQSPNFSDRFRL from the exons ATGGCCGAGGCGGATTCTGGTGATTCCAAACGCTACGAGTTTGATGCTCCCTCGCACGTTGTGGATCTAAAGGAGCTGCAGAATTCCGACAACGAGGACAAGTGGTTTG ATCTGCAGGCTGGGGAAGCAGGCAATCACCTTATTACCCCCACCAGAACAGACTGGTCCGTTCCCAGAAGTGACAATCCCAATGTGCCCAGAGCCATTGTAAACCCCCAAGTCAAGACGGCTACAGTTGCTGCTG ATCACAGCGAAACCCCAAACTCGCCTCCTTCAAATATTGTGACATCCTGGGGGGCTGAAGCTAGGAGTCCTTCAAGGCCAAGAAGGACTGCTAATCCACCCCATGCCAAGCCACGCAG GGTTTCAAAACGTAAAGAAGAATCCCTGCATGTTGCTGCACAACAGTCTGCTTCACCGCcatcaaagaaacacaaaaa GAGTCCTGTGGCCAGAACTGTGCGGAAATCTAGTAGTGTCCACAAAAGTAGCCATTCAAATTCCAGGGCTAGAAGTGGACCTCTGAACTCCACAACACCAAAGATCCAGGAAACAGCATCAAACACTGA GCCATGCAGCTCAGAagaacaggagctggagcgcaTCAGAAACCTCCAGAAGGAAGTAGCCATGCATCGCAAGAAGAACGAGGCCAGCTACAAAGCTGCTCTTGCTGGCA ATCCACCACCAAAGAAGCAGGTTTTGTCCACAACTGTGCCTAAAGAATTCCACTTTAACACAGACACCCGCATTAAGGGGACGTCATCTTCCAATACGTCCCGTAAGGAGATAGACTTTGCATCTCAGCTTCGAAAACCCGCTTCCCCA GCCAAGGCTGTTAGAGGTGCTACTGTGCCCAAACCATTTAACCTTTCGATGGGCAACAAAAGAAAACTGGAGGAGTCTGAGCCATATGTGCCCATGGCCCAGAGGATCGAACAGTTCCAGAAACGCACCCCTGAGCGCTACCATCTGCGCAGTCGACAGAGCCAAGACAGAG GGCCATTACCAGTGAAGGTAGACCACTTGAAGCTTACTCAGCCTCACACGCCAAAACTGATGACCCGCCAGAGGAGCCGGCAACAAACTATAAAGAGCAGTGCTGAGCTGGAAGCTGAAGAAGTGGAGAAAATGCAGAA CTTCAAATTAAAGGCCCTGGAGTTAAACAAGAAGATATTGGAGAGTGCAGAAGACCTTAAGAAGCcagcagtgaaggagcccactgTACCTGAAGGATTTGAGCTGCAGATTGAGAAAAGGCTGCAGGAAAGGCAAGCCACAAAGAAGCCCCAGGAGGAAGAAATGCCACACTTTAAGCCTCGACCTCTGCCCAAAAAGATTCTGGAAGGGGTGGTG GGATTGCCAGAAAAGAAAGTTTTGCATCCAACTGTGCCAGAGTCGCCAGCCTTTGCCCTCAAGAAGAGGGTTCGTATAGAGCCCAAGGTTGAGGAG GTTAAACAGCCTGCCCCCATCAAGATTCTACCAGTGCCTCACTATGGCCTCCCCTTCCAGCCTAAGCTACCTGAGCAGCACAACGTGGAGGTGTGTCCCTTCTCCTTTGAAGAGAGGGAACGAGAGAAAAGGGCAttaaaggagaagaagctggaagAAAAGCAAAATGAAGAG GTGCCACATTTCAAGCCTCAGCCACTGCCTAACTTTGACGttgtggttctcccggagaagAAAAGGCTGGAGCCCACAAAACCCGAACCCTTCAGACTGCTCACTGATCATCGAGGAGCTATAAAGACCAGTCGCTGGGAACACATG ATCAAAGAAGAGCAGAAGCAACAGGAGGATGCAGGGATATTCAAAGCCAGACCTAACACGGTCACTCACAAAGAGCCCTTCAAGCCCAAAAAGGAGGCCCGCTCTGCAGTGG AAGGCATTAATTCTTCCACAGTTGTGGAGGCATTTGAGCTGTCGACAGAGCGGCGGGCCAGAGAGCGCCAGGAGTTTGAGCGACTGGCCAGCGAGAAGGAGGCCCGCAGGgcactgatggaggaggagcagaggcgagatgaggaggagaaagagaaggaagcgATCGCCAGACTGCGGCAGGAACAG GTCCACAAAGCTCAACCCATTCGACACTACAAACCTGTCGCAGTGAAGAAGAGTGAAATCGCCCTTACAGTGCCCCAGTCGCCCAACTTTTCTGATCGCTTCCGCTTGTGA
- the tpx2 gene encoding targeting protein for Xklp2 isoform X2: MAEADSGDSKRYEFDAPSHVVDLKELQNSDNEDKWFDLQAGEAGNHLITPTRTDWSVPRSDNPNVPRAIVNPQVKTATVAADHSETPNSPPSNIVTSWGAEARSPSRPRRTANPPHAKPRRVSKRKEESLHVAAQQSASPPSKKHKKSPVARTVRKSSSVHKSSHSNSRARSGPLNSTTPKIQETASNTEPCSSEEQELERIRNLQKEVAMHRKKNEASYKAALAGNPPPKKQVLSTTVPKEFHFNTDTRIKGTSSSNTSRKEIDFASQLRKPASPAKAVRGATVPKPFNLSMGNKRKLEESEPYVPMAQRIEQFQKRTPERYHLRSRQSQDRGPLPVKVDHLKLTQPHTPKLMTRQRSRQQTIKSSAELEAEEVEKMQNFKLKALELNKKILESAEDLKKPAVKEPTVPEGFELQIEKRLQERQATKKPQEEEMPHFKPRPLPKKILEGVVGLPEKKVLHPTVPESPAFALKKRVRIEPKVEEVKQPAPIKILPVPHYGLPFQPKLPEQHNVEVCPFSFEEREREKRALKEKKLEEKQNEEVPHFKPQPLPNFDVVVLPEKKRLEPTKPEPFRLLTDHRGAIKTSRWEHMIKEEQKQQEDAGIFKARPNTVTHKEPFKPKKEARSAVGINSSTVVEAFELSTERRARERQEFERLASEKEARRALMEEEQRRDEEEKEKEAIARLRQEQVHKAQPIRHYKPVAVKKSEIALTVPQSPNFSDRFRL, from the exons ATGGCCGAGGCGGATTCTGGTGATTCCAAACGCTACGAGTTTGATGCTCCCTCGCACGTTGTGGATCTAAAGGAGCTGCAGAATTCCGACAACGAGGACAAGTGGTTTG ATCTGCAGGCTGGGGAAGCAGGCAATCACCTTATTACCCCCACCAGAACAGACTGGTCCGTTCCCAGAAGTGACAATCCCAATGTGCCCAGAGCCATTGTAAACCCCCAAGTCAAGACGGCTACAGTTGCTGCTG ATCACAGCGAAACCCCAAACTCGCCTCCTTCAAATATTGTGACATCCTGGGGGGCTGAAGCTAGGAGTCCTTCAAGGCCAAGAAGGACTGCTAATCCACCCCATGCCAAGCCACGCAG GGTTTCAAAACGTAAAGAAGAATCCCTGCATGTTGCTGCACAACAGTCTGCTTCACCGCcatcaaagaaacacaaaaa GAGTCCTGTGGCCAGAACTGTGCGGAAATCTAGTAGTGTCCACAAAAGTAGCCATTCAAATTCCAGGGCTAGAAGTGGACCTCTGAACTCCACAACACCAAAGATCCAGGAAACAGCATCAAACACTGA GCCATGCAGCTCAGAagaacaggagctggagcgcaTCAGAAACCTCCAGAAGGAAGTAGCCATGCATCGCAAGAAGAACGAGGCCAGCTACAAAGCTGCTCTTGCTGGCA ATCCACCACCAAAGAAGCAGGTTTTGTCCACAACTGTGCCTAAAGAATTCCACTTTAACACAGACACCCGCATTAAGGGGACGTCATCTTCCAATACGTCCCGTAAGGAGATAGACTTTGCATCTCAGCTTCGAAAACCCGCTTCCCCA GCCAAGGCTGTTAGAGGTGCTACTGTGCCCAAACCATTTAACCTTTCGATGGGCAACAAAAGAAAACTGGAGGAGTCTGAGCCATATGTGCCCATGGCCCAGAGGATCGAACAGTTCCAGAAACGCACCCCTGAGCGCTACCATCTGCGCAGTCGACAGAGCCAAGACAGAG GGCCATTACCAGTGAAGGTAGACCACTTGAAGCTTACTCAGCCTCACACGCCAAAACTGATGACCCGCCAGAGGAGCCGGCAACAAACTATAAAGAGCAGTGCTGAGCTGGAAGCTGAAGAAGTGGAGAAAATGCAGAA CTTCAAATTAAAGGCCCTGGAGTTAAACAAGAAGATATTGGAGAGTGCAGAAGACCTTAAGAAGCcagcagtgaaggagcccactgTACCTGAAGGATTTGAGCTGCAGATTGAGAAAAGGCTGCAGGAAAGGCAAGCCACAAAGAAGCCCCAGGAGGAAGAAATGCCACACTTTAAGCCTCGACCTCTGCCCAAAAAGATTCTGGAAGGGGTGGTG GGATTGCCAGAAAAGAAAGTTTTGCATCCAACTGTGCCAGAGTCGCCAGCCTTTGCCCTCAAGAAGAGGGTTCGTATAGAGCCCAAGGTTGAGGAG GTTAAACAGCCTGCCCCCATCAAGATTCTACCAGTGCCTCACTATGGCCTCCCCTTCCAGCCTAAGCTACCTGAGCAGCACAACGTGGAGGTGTGTCCCTTCTCCTTTGAAGAGAGGGAACGAGAGAAAAGGGCAttaaaggagaagaagctggaagAAAAGCAAAATGAAGAG GTGCCACATTTCAAGCCTCAGCCACTGCCTAACTTTGACGttgtggttctcccggagaagAAAAGGCTGGAGCCCACAAAACCCGAACCCTTCAGACTGCTCACTGATCATCGAGGAGCTATAAAGACCAGTCGCTGGGAACACATG ATCAAAGAAGAGCAGAAGCAACAGGAGGATGCAGGGATATTCAAAGCCAGACCTAACACGGTCACTCACAAAGAGCCCTTCAAGCCCAAAAAGGAGGCCCGCTCTGCAGTGG GCATTAATTCTTCCACAGTTGTGGAGGCATTTGAGCTGTCGACAGAGCGGCGGGCCAGAGAGCGCCAGGAGTTTGAGCGACTGGCCAGCGAGAAGGAGGCCCGCAGGgcactgatggaggaggagcagaggcgagatgaggaggagaaagagaaggaagcgATCGCCAGACTGCGGCAGGAACAG GTCCACAAAGCTCAACCCATTCGACACTACAAACCTGTCGCAGTGAAGAAGAGTGAAATCGCCCTTACAGTGCCCCAGTCGCCCAACTTTTCTGATCGCTTCCGCTTGTGA
- the tpx2 gene encoding targeting protein for Xklp2 isoform X3, with the protein MAEADSGDSKRYEFDAPSHVVDLKELQNSDNEDKWFDLQAGEAGNHLITPTRTDWSVPRSDNPNVPRAIVNPQVKTATVAADHSETPNSPPSNIVTSWGAEARSPSRPRRTANPPHAKPRRVSKRKEESLHVAAQQSASPPSKKHKKSPVARTVRKSSSVHKSSHSNSRARSGPLNSTTPKIQETASNTEPCSSEEQELERIRNLQKEVAMHRKKNEASYKAALAGNPPPKKQVLSTTVPKEFHFNTDTRIKGTSSSNTSRKEIDFASQLRKPASPAKAVRGATVPKPFNLSMGNKRKLEESEPYVPMAQRIEQFQKRTPERYHLRSRQSQDRGPLPVKVDHLKLTQPHTPKLMTRQRSRQQTIKSSAELEAEEVEKMQNFKLKALELNKKILESAEDLKKPAVKEPTVPEGFELQIEKRLQERQATKKPQEEEMPHFKPRPLPKKILEGVVGLPEKKVLHPTVPESPAFALKKRVRIEPKVEEVKQPAPIKILPVPHYGLPFQPKLPEQHNVEVCPFSFEEREREKRALKEKKLEEKQNEEVPHFKPQPLPNFDVVVLPEKKRLEPTKPEPFRLLTDHRGAIKTSRWEHMIKEEQKQQEDAGIFKARPNTVTHKEPFKPKKEARSAVVVEAFELSTERRARERQEFERLASEKEARRALMEEEQRRDEEEKEKEAIARLRQEQVHKAQPIRHYKPVAVKKSEIALTVPQSPNFSDRFRL; encoded by the exons ATGGCCGAGGCGGATTCTGGTGATTCCAAACGCTACGAGTTTGATGCTCCCTCGCACGTTGTGGATCTAAAGGAGCTGCAGAATTCCGACAACGAGGACAAGTGGTTTG ATCTGCAGGCTGGGGAAGCAGGCAATCACCTTATTACCCCCACCAGAACAGACTGGTCCGTTCCCAGAAGTGACAATCCCAATGTGCCCAGAGCCATTGTAAACCCCCAAGTCAAGACGGCTACAGTTGCTGCTG ATCACAGCGAAACCCCAAACTCGCCTCCTTCAAATATTGTGACATCCTGGGGGGCTGAAGCTAGGAGTCCTTCAAGGCCAAGAAGGACTGCTAATCCACCCCATGCCAAGCCACGCAG GGTTTCAAAACGTAAAGAAGAATCCCTGCATGTTGCTGCACAACAGTCTGCTTCACCGCcatcaaagaaacacaaaaa GAGTCCTGTGGCCAGAACTGTGCGGAAATCTAGTAGTGTCCACAAAAGTAGCCATTCAAATTCCAGGGCTAGAAGTGGACCTCTGAACTCCACAACACCAAAGATCCAGGAAACAGCATCAAACACTGA GCCATGCAGCTCAGAagaacaggagctggagcgcaTCAGAAACCTCCAGAAGGAAGTAGCCATGCATCGCAAGAAGAACGAGGCCAGCTACAAAGCTGCTCTTGCTGGCA ATCCACCACCAAAGAAGCAGGTTTTGTCCACAACTGTGCCTAAAGAATTCCACTTTAACACAGACACCCGCATTAAGGGGACGTCATCTTCCAATACGTCCCGTAAGGAGATAGACTTTGCATCTCAGCTTCGAAAACCCGCTTCCCCA GCCAAGGCTGTTAGAGGTGCTACTGTGCCCAAACCATTTAACCTTTCGATGGGCAACAAAAGAAAACTGGAGGAGTCTGAGCCATATGTGCCCATGGCCCAGAGGATCGAACAGTTCCAGAAACGCACCCCTGAGCGCTACCATCTGCGCAGTCGACAGAGCCAAGACAGAG GGCCATTACCAGTGAAGGTAGACCACTTGAAGCTTACTCAGCCTCACACGCCAAAACTGATGACCCGCCAGAGGAGCCGGCAACAAACTATAAAGAGCAGTGCTGAGCTGGAAGCTGAAGAAGTGGAGAAAATGCAGAA CTTCAAATTAAAGGCCCTGGAGTTAAACAAGAAGATATTGGAGAGTGCAGAAGACCTTAAGAAGCcagcagtgaaggagcccactgTACCTGAAGGATTTGAGCTGCAGATTGAGAAAAGGCTGCAGGAAAGGCAAGCCACAAAGAAGCCCCAGGAGGAAGAAATGCCACACTTTAAGCCTCGACCTCTGCCCAAAAAGATTCTGGAAGGGGTGGTG GGATTGCCAGAAAAGAAAGTTTTGCATCCAACTGTGCCAGAGTCGCCAGCCTTTGCCCTCAAGAAGAGGGTTCGTATAGAGCCCAAGGTTGAGGAG GTTAAACAGCCTGCCCCCATCAAGATTCTACCAGTGCCTCACTATGGCCTCCCCTTCCAGCCTAAGCTACCTGAGCAGCACAACGTGGAGGTGTGTCCCTTCTCCTTTGAAGAGAGGGAACGAGAGAAAAGGGCAttaaaggagaagaagctggaagAAAAGCAAAATGAAGAG GTGCCACATTTCAAGCCTCAGCCACTGCCTAACTTTGACGttgtggttctcccggagaagAAAAGGCTGGAGCCCACAAAACCCGAACCCTTCAGACTGCTCACTGATCATCGAGGAGCTATAAAGACCAGTCGCTGGGAACACATG ATCAAAGAAGAGCAGAAGCAACAGGAGGATGCAGGGATATTCAAAGCCAGACCTAACACGGTCACTCACAAAGAGCCCTTCAAGCCCAAAAAGGAGGCCCGCTCTGCAGTGG TTGTGGAGGCATTTGAGCTGTCGACAGAGCGGCGGGCCAGAGAGCGCCAGGAGTTTGAGCGACTGGCCAGCGAGAAGGAGGCCCGCAGGgcactgatggaggaggagcagaggcgagatgaggaggagaaagagaaggaagcgATCGCCAGACTGCGGCAGGAACAG GTCCACAAAGCTCAACCCATTCGACACTACAAACCTGTCGCAGTGAAGAAGAGTGAAATCGCCCTTACAGTGCCCCAGTCGCCCAACTTTTCTGATCGCTTCCGCTTGTGA